AATTGGCGGCGGCGACCACTGCGCCTTGAGTGGCACCAGCGGCCGCGGCTTGGGCGATTGCAGCGACATTACCTCCAGGAGTGGCGGCGACGGTTTCGGTCACGGCTTCGGTCACCGTAGCGGCGACGACTTGGACGATGTCGGCGGTGACAACTTCGGTGCCACCGTCGCTGGAAACGTCGGCGACGATGTCGGCCACGGCGGCTTGAACAGCGGCGGCGTCGGTCAAGTTCACGCCGGCAGCGGCGAGAGCTTGTTGAACAGCGGCTTTACCTTGGGCACCACCCGCGCGGATGGCGGCGCGTTGGGCAGCGGTGAGTGTAACCGTTTGGGCAAAAGCGACTGCACTGATCAGCATGCTGATCAGGAGGCCCTGAGTGAGGAGTCGGATGAATTTCATGGTGTGGTATTAGGAACTGCTGCGGAGCGAGGATGAAATTATGATGATCGCGGGAGGGGCAAGTCAGATGATTCTCGTTACTGATGCAAACAAATAGACGGTAGCCGAGAATTGTTACGTTGCCCCTTTTGCAGCATAATTCCGGCCAAATCGCATGGTGGTGGCGATTTGGCCGTTGAGGCTTCGGCTTAGCGGCGGCGGCGTTTGAGGCCGAGCTGGGCGACGGAGAAGCGGACGACGCTTTCAAGTCGTTCCACTTCGGCGGGATCCAGATTGGTTTCTTTGGCTTCCTTCAGCGCGAGCTGGGCGCGTTGCATGGCTTTCTCGGCGGCGTCTTCGTCGATGGCCTTCTCCTCGATAGCGTGTTCGGCCAAGATGGAGATCTTGTCGCCTTGGACTTGGACAAAACCGTCACCGATGACGAGCGCCTCGGTGGCGGTGCCTTTGGTCACCCGCAGTTCACCGTCGGCCACTTGGGAAAGCAGCGGAAGGTGACCCGGGAGGACGCCGATTTCACCTTCGACGGTGGGAATGACCACGTTGTCGACGGTGTCGGAGTAGACCCGGGCTTCGGGGGTGACGATTTCGAGAGTCAGAGACATGAGTGTGAAGTAGTGAGTAGCGGCTAAAGAGTAGTGAGTAGGTGGGTGGAGGATGCCGTGCGGTATGATGCCGGATGCTCGCTACTCGCTACTGTCTCCTCGCTACTGAATTATTTCTTACCGGCGCCTTCGAGCACCTCGTCGATGGAGCCCTTCATGTAGAAGTCGCCCTCGGGGATGTCGTCGAGTTCGCCATCGAGGATCATCTTGAAGCCGCGGACGGTGTCCTTGACCGAGACATACTTGCCCGGCGAGCCGGTGAAGACCTCGGCCACGTGGAAGGGCTGGGAGAGGAAGCGCTGGATCTTGCGGGCGCGGTAGACGGTGAGCTTGTCCTCGGGGGAGAGCTCATCGAGACCGAGAATCGCGATGATGTCCTGCAGGTCCTTGTAGCGCTGGAGGACGCGCTGCACCTCGCGGGCGACCTGGTAGTGCTCCTGGCCGACCACGTTGGGCTCGAGGGCCTTCGACACGGAGGCGAGCGGATCCACGGCCGGGTAAATACCGAGCTCGGCGATGGCGCGTTCCAACACGATGGTGGAGTCCAAGTGAGCAAAGGTATTGGCCGGGGCCGGGTCGGTAAGGTCGTCGGCCGGGACGTAAACCGCCTGGAAGGAGGTGATGGAACCCTTCTTGGTCGAGGTGATGCGCTCCTGGAGGAGGCCCATCTCGTTGGAGAGAGTCGGCTGGTAACCCACCGCGGAGGGGGAGCGACCGAGCAGCGCGGACACCTCGGAACCGGCCTGGGAGAAACGGAAGATGTTATCGACGAAGAGGAGCACGTCCTGGTTCTTCTCGTCGCGGAAGTATTCGGTCATGGCGAGGGCCGAGAGTGCGACGCGCATACGGGCACCGGGCGGCTCGTTCATCTGACCGTAAACGAGAGCCACCTTGGACTTGGAGATGTCCTCCTGGTTGATGACGCCCGCGTCGGACATTTCGTGGTAGAGGTCATTACCTTCACGGGAACGCTCACCCACCCCGGCGAACACGGAGTAACCACCGTGGGCCTTGGCGATGTTGTTGATGAGCTCCATGATGACGACGGTCTTACCGACGCCGGCACCACCGAAGGCGCCCACCTTTCCGCCCTTGGAGAACGGGGCGATGAGGTCGATGACCTTGATGCCGGTCTCGAGGATCTGCTCCTCGGTGTCCTGGTCGACCAGGGCCGGCGGCTGACGGTGAATGGGATACTTCTTCTCGTGCGGGACTTCGCCGCGGCCGTCCACGGGAGCGCCGGTGACGTCGAAGATGCGACCGAGCACGCCCTCGCCCACCGGGACGGAGATGGGGGCGCCGGTGTCGGTGGCGGTCATGCCACGCTTGAGGCCCTCGGAGGAGGACATGGCGATGGAGCGGGCGATGCCGTTACCCAAGTGCTGCTGCACCTCGAGGGTGAGCAACTCGGATTTGCCATCGACGACAAACTCAACGGTGAGGGCTTGGTAGATGGGCGGGATGCTGTTCTCGGCGAACTGCACGTCGACGACGGGGCCGATAACTTGGACGATTTTGCCGGTATTCATTTCGTGAAAGGGAACGGGATCGGGGCGGATGGCGGAAGGGTTGGAACGGAACAGACGGGATCAGGCCGCGGTGAATTGGGCGGCGGCGATTTCGAGAATTTCCTGAGTGATGGCGGCCTGACGGGCCTTGTTGTATTGCAGGGTGAGATCGTCGAGGAGGCTGGTGGCGTTGTCCTTGGCGGTCTTCATCGCGACCATACGGGCGCTGTGCTCGGAAGCCTTGGTGGAGAGCGCGACCTGGTAGAGGTAACGCTTCACGTAGAACGGCAGGAGAGCTTCGAGGACGGTCTGGGCGTCGGGCTCGAAGATCATCAGCCGTTCGTCGGCGAACTCCTTGGCGCGGTCGTCGGAGTGGTCGTCGGACAAGTGGGAGACGAACTCCTTGAGGTTGTTCAACGGCAACAGCGGGCGATGGGTCGGCTCCTGCACGAGGGTGTTTTTGAAGCGCGGGTAAATGACTTCGATGGTGTCGATCTCACCCTTGAGGAAGAGGTCGATCATGAAGTCGCCCATGGCCTTGATCTCGGCGAAGGGCACCTTGTCGTGGATGCCGAAGTCGGCGACGACGTTGCGCTTGCTGCGCGCGAGGAACTGGGCGCCCTTGCGACCGGAGACGACGAACTTGGCGTCGCCTTTGATCTCGCCGACCAGCTTAAAGAGGTTGGCGTTGAGCGGACCGCAGAGGCCCTTGTCGGTGGTGATGAGCAGGATGCCGCGGGTCTTCACCTCGCGGGGCTGGAGGAAGGGATGGAGGCTGCCGTCGACCTTGTCGGCGAGGGAGGCGAGCATGTCGGCCATGAGGACGGCGTAGGGCCGGCCAGCAGTGGCGGCGGCCTGAGCCTTCTTCATCTTCGACGCAGCGACCAACTCCATCGCCTTGGTAATCTGGCGAGTATTTTTGACCGACTTGATGCGTCGGCGGATGTCGCGGGTGGAGGCCATGGGAATGAAGTAGCGGGTAGAGAGTAGTGGGTAGCGAGTAGGTTGGAGAGTCGGGAATTTTTCTGACGATGCTCGCTACTCGCTACTCGATGCTGGCTACTGGTTTTTAGCCTTGGCTGCTGGCCCACTCGTCGCAGGCGGTCTTGAGTTCGGCTTCGATCTCGTCGGTGAGTTTGGCCGTCTCGCGAATCTTGGTGAGGAGCGCATCCTTGCGGGTGGC
This portion of the Actomonas aquatica genome encodes:
- the atpC gene encoding ATP synthase F1 subunit epsilon, whose amino-acid sequence is MSLTLEIVTPEARVYSDTVDNVVIPTVEGEIGVLPGHLPLLSQVADGELRVTKGTATEALVIGDGFVQVQGDKISILAEHAIEEKAIDEDAAEKAMQRAQLALKEAKETNLDPAEVERLESVVRFSVAQLGLKRRRR
- the atpG gene encoding ATP synthase F1 subunit gamma gives rise to the protein MASTRDIRRRIKSVKNTRQITKAMELVAASKMKKAQAAATAGRPYAVLMADMLASLADKVDGSLHPFLQPREVKTRGILLITTDKGLCGPLNANLFKLVGEIKGDAKFVVSGRKGAQFLARSKRNVVADFGIHDKVPFAEIKAMGDFMIDLFLKGEIDTIEVIYPRFKNTLVQEPTHRPLLPLNNLKEFVSHLSDDHSDDRAKEFADERLMIFEPDAQTVLEALLPFYVKRYLYQVALSTKASEHSARMVAMKTAKDNATSLLDDLTLQYNKARQAAITQEILEIAAAQFTAA
- the atpD gene encoding F0F1 ATP synthase subunit beta, whose amino-acid sequence is MNTGKIVQVIGPVVDVQFAENSIPPIYQALTVEFVVDGKSELLTLEVQQHLGNGIARSIAMSSSEGLKRGMTATDTGAPISVPVGEGVLGRIFDVTGAPVDGRGEVPHEKKYPIHRQPPALVDQDTEEQILETGIKVIDLIAPFSKGGKVGAFGGAGVGKTVVIMELINNIAKAHGGYSVFAGVGERSREGNDLYHEMSDAGVINQEDISKSKVALVYGQMNEPPGARMRVALSALAMTEYFRDEKNQDVLLFVDNIFRFSQAGSEVSALLGRSPSAVGYQPTLSNEMGLLQERITSTKKGSITSFQAVYVPADDLTDPAPANTFAHLDSTIVLERAIAELGIYPAVDPLASVSKALEPNVVGQEHYQVAREVQRVLQRYKDLQDIIAILGLDELSPEDKLTVYRARKIQRFLSQPFHVAEVFTGSPGKYVSVKDTVRGFKMILDGELDDIPEGDFYMKGSIDEVLEGAGKK